The sequence below is a genomic window from Nicotiana tomentosiformis chromosome 6, ASM39032v3, whole genome shotgun sequence.
cccggctgtagttgcctcttgttcgtggtagctttagatctataaaactctgtttatgtactattcaaacagactatgtatttatttcattttcactttgtaaactctattattagaagctcatgatttgtactaccagttcttaggggaaatgtataaaattcagataattccttttgttcaattatcttattaatattattgaaattggatggttattagttggcttatctagcgggttaggttaggtgccatcacgactagtggacttggggtcgtgacattttagcacattactcaccaaatattttgttggtttagtgaGTTATTGTGCGATATTTAAGCTAAATTGTATTGTTTTATGTGTAGAAACATCAGAAGAAATCATTAaatgaaagttgcacaaaaagaggaTAAAAAAGCAAGAAAAGAGCGCAaaagcatcaagtacccaaatcgtgctatagactacagaccaggctttgtgaggtctatagccaggttgaccgtgctatagaccaggcttcgcgaagTCTATAGCTAagttgaccgcgctatagaccaggcttcgcgaggtctatagccaggttgaccgcgctatagaccaggctttgcTAGTtttatagccaggttgaccgtgcTATAGACCGGGCTTCACGAGGTCTATAGCTAGGTTGAtcgcgctacagaccaggcttcgcgaggtatATAGTACTGTAATTAAAAGTCGCGGGTTAAAAGACCCTAACCCGGATTTGGACTGAAGGATCTCGGCCTTACATATAAATACTCCCCAAACGAGTTATTCTAGGGTTGGTCatgattttggagaagaaaaagtTTGCCAAGACCGTGGAGCAAGAATCAAACGAGTGTTTCCTTCCTTTATCTCTTTACTTTGTAGTTTAATGTCTTTGAacattatattaattgttgtggtatttatgagtagctaaactctattatctaaggtttgatggaacctattggaggatgattttctactACATTTAATATAGATTTACCTATGATTtgtctctacttgttcaactacattttcattgttgttaattgaagagATCTCAATTAACTGttcctatttagtatgtatattgttcgagagagagtacacatttaggtagttattgaacaaCACCCCTCCTAACGTAGTTGAGAGATCAATATGGatggtttaaaggcgggattagagataacaaagccttggtgcgatcgtagtgagtgGTAAATTAGTGCctactagcgtagttcgagagaatacgtctagtaaattatggtagtttcTCAAGAGAGAGCTACGACAATCAAAGTACTCATGATTGGTAGAGAATATTTAGGCAAATTCATAGAAAATATAGTGGGAAAGATTCCGATAATAGggaaaatcataaccttagactcTTCCAAATCTTCTCTACAATATTTTCtttgttagttataaattactgcaTTTTTAATTACTTTGATCTTTGTTAGTAAACTCTCAAATTATTAGgtaatatttctgaagattgattacttgaattcgtgcAAAACTATTAGTTGTAATTAGCACGTTATTTCcccgtgggattcgactccggacttgtaaatcggattatatttgtaacgatcgcttagtcctttttataagacatagttgggcgtgatcaaattttagcgtcgttgccggggaagcAACATTGTTATTAATAACAGCTAGAAGAATTGCTAGGAATCTTAGTttagtcaattttcttcattttaaattcattatattgaaattctaacgtttgtagtctttTGTGTATAGGTGCATGCTTAGAAATgcctcaagaactggtgaattgtttGAAGCATCACCGGATCCTAAGAAAGCTTTCAAGGCATTAAATCATGCAAACAGGAAGGACAAACGTAAACAACATCCAAGTGAACAAATTGAATTAGACATGGGTGACGTTTTGGATAATCAAAACAACTGATACAATGTGAATGACCCGAACAATCAGGGtatggcacctcttgtgccagaagcagcTTTGTATGATTGGGCATAACCCACCGCTGAAAATTTGGCAAATGCAATTGCAGCTCCTTAGATTCAAGCGgagtcatttcaaatcacaaacagcATGCTACACCTGCTGCAaaacaagggactgttctccgggtcttacattgaagatccacaACAACATCTGAAATTGTTTTTGTCAATTTGTGTCACGCAAAGGCAACTGAATGTGACACCGAAAGCAATAAGACTGTTGTTGTTTCCATTCTCAGTGATAGGAAAATCCTAGTCTTGGCTTAATTCGCTCCCCATAAATTCCATCaccacttgggaggaattagtcaagcagttTTTGAATAAGTTCTACCCACCTAATAAGACCGCCAAGCAAGTTGATGAAATATTGAGATTGAGGCAGAAACCAGCTGAAACATTGCAAAAAatgtgggagaggttcaaaggtatgctggttaagtgtccacatcatggcattcTAGATCAGATGTTGGGACAACAGTTTTACATGGGATTGACAGATAACTTGAAGGCTAATGTTGATGCTTCAAAATGTGGAACACTTTTTTAGCCATTTAGAAAATGTAAGGTCCTGtagataaaatggctcaaaactcaggcTGGATGACAAGAGACACTACAATCTCCCCTATAGTTCACTCAGTAGCATTGGACCCTAACAACTCCATAGCCGAGAATATAGCTACTCTGAtgacgcaaatgagtatcctcaccaagaagattgatgaatcaggacagaagcaggtacacatagttgacaCAACTAATGGGGGATTTTGTACACTATACATTAACCAACCATACGTGTGCTCGTGGAGTGGTGAAAATGACAACCAAAACTATCAGGAGAATATGAACTATGTGGGCAACTATGGAAGCCAGAGGCAAagtggtcagaattgggggcgGCAGAATCAACAGTATAGGCCAGCACAACAACAATACAATAACACcaacaatcctggagctatgcCACCACAGGGTCAAGTagtgccttaccaaaggcaacatgGATATAGTCAACAAATTCAGCAGCTATCTTATCAACAACTAGTGAGACGAGATTATGGGTTGTCTTAAATTAAAGGAATGCTGCAACAACTGATTGGGCCTAATGGAAAAATGTGAGAGAAGGTGGAATCACAAGAGTCAGTGATAAAAtgcattgagattcaattagggcAGATATCTATGGCTCTAAATAATCATCCTTAAGGGAATTTACCTGCAGACACACATGTCAATCCGAAGGAGCAGGGCCCGAATCAACTTATGGTAGTGAGTTTGAGAAATGGTAGAGATCTTGATTTAAGCAAGAAATCGCTCGTGAGAATCGATAAACTGAAACACTTGTGTTAGTGCCAATTGAGGTAGATGAGTCAACTGAGTTAACAAAAGTGAGAGTGCAGCCAGCCCAGGAGGAAATAAACAAGGAAAAAGAGGTTGCGAAGGAGACTGAGAAAGTGCAAGAGAAGGCATTAGAAAAAGTGCCTGAGTAAGATCTGACTCAAGCCACAGGAAAGAAGCTAGCTCCAGCACCCTTCCCGCAGAGGttggccaaatatcagaaggATGAGCAGTATAAAAAATTCATGAAAATGCTGAAGAAAATTCAGGTAAACATTCCTCTAATTGATGCTTTGAAGGAGATGCCCAGTTatccaaaaatgatgaaggacttgatgtctagTAAGTTCAACTTTCAAGACTTGGAAACTGTTATATTGACACAAATATGTAGTGCTGTTGTGACAAGACTTATGGCTGAGAAGCTATCCGCCCCTGGAAGCTtcacaattccatgcaccatagGTAGCTATGCATTTGCcaaagcattgtgtgatttgggggcaagcataaatctgatgccattaTCTATCTATAAaaagttaggcattggaagagcatggtccacatccatgttactacagTTAGCTGACCAAACAATGAAAAGGCCATCACATATACTTGACGATGTACTTGTGCAAGTTGGAAAATTCGTGTTtccagcagattttgtcattttggactgcCAGGTTGATGaggcgattcccataattttgggaaggccgtTATTTTCCACAGAAGAGCTCTGATTGATTATGAAACGGGGAGCTGAAGATGAGACTGaataataaagaaataacatTTAATGTGCAAAGGTCTATTCGCCGATCTAGTGAGTTTGCAAATTTCTCTTTGATAGATGCAGTGGATGTGAACATGGAGGAAGATAATGAGGCACTTAATGCAAAAGACCCTCTAACAATCTGCCACATGAACTTAGAAGAAGTAAATGGTGAGGACTTAACGAAATGGGTATTGCCTTTTCAAGGGtaagggtactggaaaagagagctcgaattcgagccTTTACACTCGGAAGAAAGAAAGATTCCTCCAGCCAAGCCATCGATCGAAGAGCCACCACAATTGGAGCTGAAACTGCTACCatctcacctcaggtatgcttttTTGGGACCTAACTTGACTTTACATGTTATTATCCCATcgggtttgttagatgtgcaggttGAACAACTTTTGCAAGTGTTGAAAGAATGCAAGACTACCATCAGTTGGACCATCGTAGACGTTAAGGGTATCAATCCGGCCTTCTGTATGCAAAAGATTCTACTGaaagatgggcacaaaccttctAGAGAACATCAAATAAGGTTGAACCCAAACATGAAAGAGGTTgtaaagaaggaagtgatcaagtggatagatgctgaaattatttTTCCCATATCTGATAGCAATTGGGTtagcccagttcagtgtgtgccaaagaaaagTGGGATGAATGTTGTGCAAAACGAGAACAACGAGTTGATCTCAACGAGGATAGTCACGAGATGGAGAATTTGTATGGAttacagaagattgaacaagggCACCCGAAAAAACCATTTTCCCTTGCcgttcattgatcaaatgctagaTAGATTGACAGAAAGGTCTCATTTTTGCTTTTTAGATGGTTACTCGGGGTATAATCATATATCTATTGCCACGGAATATAGATATAAAACGTcattcacctgtccatatggCATTTATGCTTTTTGGAGAATgtcgtttggcctatgcaatgcacccgccacattccaaaggtgcatgatgaccatcttcacagatatggtagaggacataatggaagtttttatggatgatttctgaGTGGTGGAAAACTCTTTCGATGATTGCCTTAGAAATCTGAAAAGAGTGTTGCAGAGAAGTATGGAGACTAATCTGGTGCTAAACTGGAAAAAAttccattttatggtacaagaagatatatgtgatgacccaaaaggtcatcttatattttagaactcaaatctacACTCTTAAgaattaaaaatcttatttttaccctcctcgatttatgtgcgcagtccggacaagtttccgaaaagcttttatgttgaaaactgataaaattaagaatttatgccttaaaagttgattttagttgacttcagtcaatatttttggtaaacgggctcggATCCCTGGGTTGACGGtcccgataggttcgtatcgaattgtgggacctgggcgtatgccctgaattgaattcggaggaacctaacttgagttatgaaattttgataaaaattaaaagtttggaaattatttatttttaagaattgattgatatttgacattCTTAGTAGCAGGTCcctattttggttccggagcccggtacaggttcattatgatatttaggACATGTccgtgaaatttggtgagaaacggagttgatttgacgtgattcagacgtccagttgagaaaatagaaattttaaagtgttcttgagaatttcatttgatttgatactaaattcgtagttttacgtgttattttggcgatttgatcgtgcgagcaagttcgtatgatatttttagacttgtgtgcatgtttggtttggagcgccgagggctcgggtgagtttcagataggctacggagtgagattTGGTTGGGAAAACACTGTTGGGCATAtgatattattgcaggcctctaatctcgcatttgcgagatcagacaTCGCAATTACGACCTCtaagaggttcgcatttgcgagcttctcatcgcaaatgcgaagagaagctgggccaataGTTTTTGCATTTGCAAGttttctttcgcatttgcgaagggagtcgtgGAAGGGCAGAGATCGCAAATGCaatcatttagtcgcatttgcgaagattcaagttcgcatttgcgaacttatctttgcatttgcgaaggcagcagaagtgtgaagggcttcgcatttgtgagcttcgcatttgcgaagctcaggtcgcaaatgcgacatctgtagctgatcaaaatgacttttgaacgggaattttcattcatttcccaaattttcaagacctaaaacacaagaggcgatttttccaaagaccatttcttccccaaatcataggtaagtgattataaactggtttctttcaatctttcactacatttttcaagatttcaacctaaaatctaaggttttcatggtagaattaggagttttgggtagaaactagagatttcggaaatttggggatttatacctcaatttgaggtcggattccaaaaccaattatatattcgggctcgggggtgaataggaaaatggattttggtctgaacctcgggttttgaccaagcgagcccggggtcggtttttgacttttgttggaaaaacttaggaaaactgtaattttgcattaaaattaattcctttagcgataattgatgatattaaacTAATTATGATTGGATAGGAGTGGGTTGGAGGTAAATTCTAAAGGGAAAGCGatacttgagcagtgagtggcttgcgaaattgaggcaagtgttgtgtctaactttggcttgagggaataggtattgtgtgagtatttgctacgtgttttgttgttgaatacgatgtatagttgagatgacgagcatctatgcgttgtggccgagtcatagcatgcgagtgaaattccattcttgcaaatttgtagtcttaaatcttgttatccatacttattgttgttgttgaaatccGATtctaccaaggttgataaaattgtgaatattgattcgaggttgagatgttaaattgtgaaagtaatcattgatgaaatattgattttttgtgaaacttctctctatccattTTATTGAGTATGTGATTGGTGAgaaggagtgtaaagcacgaagggtgatgtcgtgcatgcattatttatattgtgaggaagagtgtaaagcacgaagggtgatgccgtgtatattatgagaggtttaaagcaccaAAGGAgatgtcgtgtatattatgagatgTTTAACGCACGAAGGGAAATGTCGTGTCGTTctctttatttatttggtgaggttgagagtaaatgctcgaagggtgatgtcgtgtcgctctatttctttatttggtgaggttaagagtaaaagcacaaagggtgatgccgtgtagttttccttgctgttttaattgctcaattagTTTAagaattttcggtttaattctgtgtTTTCAttgttctcactctttatgttgtattcccccactgtatgttcccttcccattatttctgcgttatttctttatttactgttgttgccactagcatgattgtactgttcaggttatatgtgggtgtcttgtcctagcgtcgtcactacttcgccgaggttaggctcgacacttaccagtacatggggtcggttgtactgatgtttcactctacactttctgtgcaaactttgataccggctcaggttgatcgagattttgctattggtccgatgTTCAgtgactcaaggtagatctgtcggcgttcacacaccttgaagtccccgtctattttttttttatgtcactgttgttttctttcattcagacagttgtatttcttccagactaattacttgtagtaaattctagaatgctcgtgaattgtgactccagatacggatggtagtaattaatacagttttataaaattctgcacctcttatattttatcttagttaattattgttatttactgaatggaaataaggaattagtttaacgattttctaatgttggcttgcctagcaagtgaaatattaggcaccatcacggtcccgtcggtgggaaattttgggccgtgacagttggtatcagagcactaggttacataggtctcacgagtcacgagcaaacttagtagagtctgaaggatcggtacgaaaatgtctgtacttatctctcagaggctatgaagtttaggaacaatatcacctcttttattccttatcgtgcaacattgatttATCTTAAAagatatatctcatattcctttgtatccactcgtgtatgacattgcgcactcaatatcagttgtgcgtcgacggttcgtgattcCTAAGATGAACAACGAGGGagctagagatgctcaaacattgcctcaacgtgtgattctGACTGAAGATGCGAACGTAttaagagatcacccagtgaatcagGTGGGGGATGCAAcataccttggcatctggttgatttatacaagttgtgaaggttaatattgtggaccatcagATGTGGTGAACAATGACATCGCACCGagtgggggggagggggagtccactatcaatggatggattgcggggtcatgtgttatatcacttttggcctgaaatgtatatatgtggtactgaaagattccctaaaaatttacacatgtttaaggcctgagattttgtagaggataaggttggtacttgcaatatgtccgcctacttaataatcctatacttcagtaccaaagaagTTAGAGAAATAACTTTAAATCTATAGaatgtctactcagcgtggacgtcatggttgcggattttggagtgcttcagaggaagtacagtggttgacgagattctggactatgtggttcgtgccaagatttgcctgtatggagctctacttgtgtgatcattgtgtataaatgggggtaagggttaccccaaagaagaatcgaagagtatgttaagaaatgggtcagctcgacAGTGTtgataacaaaa
It includes:
- the LOC104115296 gene encoding uncharacterized protein, yielding MLKKIQVNIPLIDALKEMPSYPKMMKDLMSSKFNFQDLETVILTQICSAVVTRLMAEKLSAPGSFTIPCTIGSYAFAKALCDLGASINLMPLSIYKKLGIGRAWSTSMLLQLADQTMKRPSHILDDVLVQVGKFVFPADFVILDCQVDEAIPIILGRPLFSTEEL